atgagttgagatgattttagatgagttgaataaaatattgttagaatattatttttaatattattattgttttgggatttgaaaaagttgaattgtttattatattttgtgtgagaatttgagaaacttgtaatgatgagatgagatgaattgaggtgagttttgaatccaaacgggatGTTTCGTATCTTCCAAAATATGCTCAAGTCTAATCTAAAAAAACACTTATATActaattgaaaatgaataaaCTAACAATtgcttaattagttaattatctATTCAGGGTATACATAATTACCTTCAACTCGATTGCTCAGATTTTGTACTCGTTTATGTGCAACCATTTAGTAGCTGACCACTTGTTCCCCTTAATTACAGGGCAACCACCTGAGCAAACAGAAGAATTAAACGTGTCATTAATAGTTGTATGAAAACCCCACATACAGTGAATAATGATTAATGTATTCAAATAAGAAGATGATTCCAAGGCAATGCATTAGTACACAGAAGGGACGTGCTATTCACTAGTCAAGGCAATTGGCCTGGAAATGACTGAAAACCGAAGTATCCACTTTCAACATCCCAATAATTAACAATGATAACTAACCATGTAAACTTGATGGATCTAAAGTGGCATCAGGGTTCATGCTCCAGAAGAGCAGAGCATCGCCCATCTTTGGTTTAACAGAAAGTCCTTCTTTCCCGCAATCAGATAGCTCATTCCACCAAGGCACGGAGCTAAAATTCCCTTGGCCGCAGGAAACACCGTCTCACCACCTTCTTCAACGTCTGAGCTGTATCATTACAGAAAAGGAGACATTACCTAAAGAAAATAGTTTGGCCTCCAACAAATGCACGAGTCAAGAGAGTTTAGAGTGCAGAAATATCATGTCACTTACAGATACATAAGAACTGTAGCCATCCGCTGACCCCCATTTTTGGTGTTGAACTCATCTAGGAAATAGTCAAAGTGAGGCTCATATTTTTGTCCAACTTCATAGTGGAGTATTTGAAGTCCTTCCCCATGCTCTGCTTATGAACATTTATGTATAACATCAAAACAATCAAGAGATAAGCTAATGCCAAATAAACACCAAATGCCACTCTTTTTTCCATTCCTTTGTTCTTCCAAAGACAATATCAAGGATGAAGGTTTACAGCCAACATTTGGAGCACATTCATTCAATTTTAAAGAGGGACTTCTCAAACCTAATTCCAACCTTTTCATCTTCAGGCAgaaatatatcaaaatttaactaTTCCTGAATTTCTCCCTACCCAAGAGAAAAGTCAAAAGCTGATTTTCTTCCATGGAAAAAATGCTATTGTCAAGAGACAAAGAATGACAAAAACCAAAATACTGGATATTGTAATGACTGGACCACAAACCATAACCAAAGAAGGCAAGTGCTTCAGAAAATTGACAcgaaaagaaattattaaggAATTTAAACAAAGATGAAACAGACACACATTCTCACTAAGAAATAGATTAAGAAGCATAGGCAGCCCAACCTACATACCTACAGGTAAAAAGGTGAAACCAGCAATCCTCTTCTCAatgtttctaattaatttatcacGTCCTCTAGCCAGAAATGTTCCAGAGCTTGTACGAACCCTGCAAATGAAGGTAATCCGGGGTAATACATCTGAGGGGAAAAcagcaaagaaataaaaagcaaaagaatGAAGAGAAGGGCAAAGAAAACTTCCGTCATCAAGATTAAATGCAGAAGCAATGAGAAAAGGCTGGTAAGAATTGCATACCGACTATCTTTACTCTTTCCAGTTTCACTGTCAACAACTGTTGATTTTTCCATGTGAGGCTTCGCAAGACTGATTAGATACTCACACTCCTCCTTGGTCTGCCCAAATTAGGAAACCATTTTCAGCATTTGGCAAACTTTAGATTACACCCAGATCAGTTCCTGATCAAGATCAAACTTATCTAACAGAAAATGCATGTCAGAAATATTCTAAGACCACCCACctgtgggtagcccaagtggtaagggcaaaacttgtgtgcatgaaacccatgtcacaggttcgaCTCCCTCTGGGATCAAATTGTGATTTAAGTAGGAGGCCACGGCAgtgggttgctgtgctagtctccccagaggtttaggttccatgggtgagtcctaagggctctgccaTAGGGTGGTTCCCCCGTTATCAAAAAGAAATTCTAAGACCACATACAACATAATAAGACTCCAACCCTAAcaagaacatattttttattactcatAGGTAGCTCAAACTGAGCtcatatctaaattttttacaacaaaTACCCGAAACATTCAGCTATGCACTAGCACCTTAATGGATaagctttttttattattcctgAACTCATCTATGAGCCCTTACTTCTTGAAAACCTATGCTCATGcgtttacattttgtatatgtgaTACTATAGTTAAAAATTCATAGttccatcaaaatatttttattcattaacAATCTTACTACATTCCAATAAGGTGCATTCTACCAAATCCCGCATGTTTTCCCATATAATCCATCTATAAAACTGCAGATCGAATTGCTGAAATAGAAGAAATACTTTCCTTATTAATGagtttttaattctatttttcttctttatcctttctttgatttttttttttttttttttttttgttcttgttttgttttggtctCTCAGTGTATTAAGCAGATATCGACAACGAAAATGGCATATACTTGAATGAATTCCAACTCACATGAAAACGCATTATCTTTGTCGTTGTAATCAATATAAACTAAGGAAAACATAATCAGAAACGAATTATGAAACGTGATCCGCAAGTTCCaggaaatataaataataaaaagctCACCAAGAAATTATGGTAAACAAAAGCTCTAGGCTCCCAGGAGATCAATTCCATCCATTGCTCCCCTAtttcctcatctgcatcaatcctacaaaaaaatggaaagttgGAAACCAAATAAATCACGGTAATTTAccaacttcaaaaaaataaagtggaAGAGAATCAGAATTCAAAAACCAGAACCCACCTATCCATCGTGTTCCGTACAATGGTGCTGAGATCGTTGGCGGCCTTTGGCGAATCTCCACCGGAAATGCTGGGAATCGAGAGGATTCCGAGAGCGAGGAGGATGAGAATGACGCAGGTGAACATGACGAGCATGGTGAGAGCCATAGCTGAAGACGACGACTTCCGAGGCGGTAGGCGGGAGTACCTCGGCTTCACCATTGTTTGGGGAAATCCTAGAAATCGATCTCGAAGAAGATGGACTAAAGCAAGATCTGAAGCTCTAAAAGAGACGCAGAGCTACAACACTATGCGCTTTTTTTTCAACCTCCTGCAACAAAAAGTCCAATACGGGTTTTCGCTTCAGTACGATTAAtctgttaatttgatttttttttttttttattccacaattttataaatatgatcaGATTTATAGATTTGATATCTTTTTCAAATAATCggttaaatattatatatatatatatatatattttacatttgaaattttgaaaatcagtaaattttatttataggaTGAGATGCATCAGCATGTCTATAACTTTATAACTAAAAGTTTGTTTATatagaatctaattttttcttttaaatagaaTGTATAGTTTGAAGAAgaatagaaattatatttgtaattatgaaaTGCACAAGCGCTGTacactaattttaaaaaagtgaataaatatgagactcacattaaacatttaattttttaatagtgaaataCAATTTAtgactgtatttaacattatttaattttacttatcatctattTTATCATCATTCTCTCAACACTATATCATCTGGCATCAAATGATTGGCTTGAAAATTGGACATAATAACATCAAAAAGTTCAAGTGCTATTTAGAGTCTATTAGTAATAATTGGagggaaaaatagaaaagaaaatatatttgcaatcgtgaatTAAGCAACTGCTgcataattagtttgaaaaaaatgaataaaatatgagatctacatgaaaaaaattaaatttttaataatggacctcactctttttcaaagcgattacgcggcgTTTAAGCATTTCACGATTATACGTAGAATTACTGAAAATAGAAATGCTCTCTTTAAGATTTTTTGATgcttctaaacttctaaaatctTATCATACTTCAAGACTTCTAAAAATTTCGATTTTTATGAACACTACTTTTCAGTATATTTTATAGTTTCTCTTTAGggttttttgataattttatatcaaaatttctttttttatgatttatttaaaaaaaaaaagttataaaaaggCTACCTCTCTTTGAACTCAAAACTTTCATTTTGTAAAGACTAAAGATCAACAATCACTACACATTATACTCTTaggaagaatatatatatatatatatatatatatatatatatatgtggccTAAATTTAGAAAGTTGGTAACATATGTATCCTAATTATATCATTCTATTTCTAGACGGCATCATCAAACATAGCTTGATTATGTTTCCAAAgtaatgttttcatttttgtttactttatttttttcatttaaagatAATACCACTAAATCTTTCTACCAACATTTCTTTACTTGATTAACACGTAatcgaaaataaaaataaatttttaacccTTTGACACCATATTGAAATATAATAGCTAAAAAAACTctagaataatattttctcaatcaaattagaataatgaaatgatcaagagctttgttactcatcattaaaaaaaaaaaaaactctaaaaatacgtgctagaaatatttttgcctttttttaaaaatgttttctacTTGTTTTCTGTTAAAAGGCTTGTAGAAAATATTGCAGTCCAtgtatatttatcttatttttataattaaacatgTTAGGCAATTTCGTAAACATATCTTGCTCACATTTTTCATctatattattgattttgaatttaattcaaTAGATACACGACAATTGCATATATAATGTTAGAGAtgcaaataaaatcaaaagatttagctattaatatttaattatgtaAATTATATCCTTGACACTcgtttatttatataatagatTCCCTTCAATACGTGGCCAAcgttgaaatatttaattaaatgggtgaaatataaaatcaacaTTCAAAATCTAAAGTACTACTCTAATACCATATTCACAACaataatggaaaaaagaaacaattggGCTGACAAAAAATCTAGGCGAAAATGCTCGAAAGATATTAGTTTCACATGAAACATGGTTGAACAATGATGCATACTTCGTGAAAGAACATATGGTAATCTTTATCATAGCTACTTgtatttataaagagaaaatttatttacaaacctTATTTTTACACGTCCAGCACACTGTTGATGTGAAAGCTTTCCACAtcaactatattaaaaaattattagtgttttgatttgtttttttttttttaagttatattGAGTTCCACTATAAGTAGTATATTAACACACCAACTTATGTATAGACAAACTCATTTGTATAGCAACACTTACCAAGAAAACACTTTGTAATTGTGACATGACAAGTAAGtctcaatgattttttttttgtttaaaattattatttttttgaataaaaccaTTCAACTGCATTTCATCAAACTGTTATATGGCTATCAGTCATTACAAGAGGCAATATACATGATATTACATTGTCTAAGTGAATAACTCTATTGCATAGTAAAGTTGCTTGTTGAGCCAACAGATGTGCCTCCTTATTTCCTTCCCTCTTGGTATGTTTGATGTCCCACATTGTATCAGCCAAGATGATTTTTGTATCCCTCACCAAGCAACTTAGGATACCATGTTGATCTTTGTCATTCTTTACTGCATTTACAATTTGCATCAAGTCCCCTTCAAAAACTACATATTCCAGGACCCATATCTTCACTCCAACTTGCTGCTGTAACCAAGCCCCCGAGCCTCTGTTATATTAGGCTGCAAACAAAATGTTACAGGTTGTATTAGAGTTGTCAAAACTGCCCCCTCTTGGTCCCTTAATACTACTCATACATCTGTTTTCTGTTCTGCCTACCTTATTGCCACATCCCAATTCAATTTTAACCAATTTGTTGGTGGACGTTGCCACTATAAGCTTGTCTGCTGGTGTTCTGATCTAGTTGTGAGCTTGAATAAACTCTTCATGTGCTAGTAAGGATTTATTGAACAGAATTGATAGATGTAAAAAGGTATCTTCGAATATCAACTTATTTCTTC
This genomic interval from Juglans microcarpa x Juglans regia isolate MS1-56 chromosome 4D, Jm3101_v1.0, whole genome shotgun sequence contains the following:
- the LOC121261550 gene encoding LOW QUALITY PROTEIN: probable prolyl 4-hydroxylase 10 (The sequence of the model RefSeq protein was modified relative to this genomic sequence to represent the inferred CDS: inserted 1 base in 1 codon), which encodes MVKPRYSRLPPRKSSSSAMALTMLVMFTCVILILLALGILSIPSISGGDSPKAANDLSTIVRNTMDRIDADEEIGEQWMELISWEPRAFVYHNFLTKEECEYLISLAKPHMEKSTVVDSETGKSKDSRVRTSSGTFLARGRDKLIRNIEKRIAGFTFLPVEHGEGLQILHYEVGQKYEPHFDYFLDEFNTKNGGQRMATVLMYLSDVEEGGETVFPAAKXNFSSVPWWNELSDCGKEGLSVKPKMGDALLFWSMNPDATLDPSSLHGGCPVIKGNKWSATKWLHINEYKI